A single genomic interval of Zingiber officinale cultivar Zhangliang chromosome 4A, Zo_v1.1, whole genome shotgun sequence harbors:
- the LOC121970123 gene encoding transmembrane 9 superfamily member 12-like yields the protein MGSFSFSKKSSSLFTFALLALFLFCSSSNAFYLPGSYMHTYIPGESIYAKVNSLTSIETELPYSYYSLPYCHPQGGIKKSAENLGELLMGDQIDNSPYRFHVNVNESLYLCTTNALNEHEVKLLKQRTHDLYQVNMILDNLPVRRFTDQNGIAIQWTGFPVGYTPTGSSEDYIINHLKFKVLVHEYEGRGAVMTTGEEGMGMIAETDDKKAGYEIVGFEVIPCSVKRDPQAMLKLNMYDKVESVSCPLELDKSQTIREQEKISFTYEVVFVKSDIRWPSRWDAYLKMEGAKVHWFSIMNSLMVIFFLAGIVFVIFLRTVRRDLTKYEELDKEAQAQMNEELSGWKLVVGDVFREPTCSKLFCVMIGDGIQITGMAVVTIIFAALGFMSPASRGMLLTGMIILYLFLGIVAGYVGVRLWRTFKGGSEGWRSLCWSIACFFPGIVFVILTVLNFILWGSKSTGAIPISLYFTLLSLWFCISVPLTLAGGFIGAQAEEIQFPVRTNQIPREIPARKYPSWLLILGAGTLPFGILFIELFFILSSIWLGRFYYVFGFLLVVLMLLVIVCAEVSVVLTYMHLCVEDWRWWWKAFFASGSVALYVFLYSINYLVFDLRSLSGPVSATLYLGYSLIMSIAIMLSTGAIGFLVSFYFVHYLFSSVKID from the coding sequence ATGGGGTCTTTTTCATTCTCCAAGAAATCGTCCTCGTTGTTTACATTTGCTTTGCTGGCCTTGTTTCTGTTTTGCAGTTCTAGTAATGCATTTTATCTCCCTGGTAGTTATATGCACACCTACATACCTGGTGAGAGCATATATGCCAAAGTTAATTCCCTCACCTCCATTGAGACTGAGCTCCCATATAGCTATTACAGCCTTCCATATTGCCATCCGCAAGGTGGAATCAAAAAGAGTGCAGAGAATTTGGGTGAGCTTCTCATGGGTGACCAGATTGATAACTCTCCATACCGATTCCATGTTAATGTTAATGAATCACTTTACTTGTGCACCACTAATGCATTGAATGAACATGAGGTTAAACTTTTGAAGCAGAGGACACATGATCTCTACCAAGTGAACATGATACTTGACAATCTACCTGTGAGAAGGTTCACTGACCAGAATGGCATTGCCATTCAGTGGACTGGATTTCCTGTTGGTTATACTCCAACTGGAAGCTCTGAAGACTACATTATCAATCACTTGAAGTTTAAAGTGTTGGTTCATGAGTACGAAGGGCGTGGTGCAGTTATGACCACAGGAGAAGAGGGGATGGGAATGATTGCTGAAACTGATGATAAGAAGGCTGGGTATGAGATTGTTGGATTTGAAGTGATTCCCTGCAGTGTGAAGCGTGATCCACAGGCAATGCTGAAACTGAACATGTATGATAAAGTTGAGTCTGTGAGCTGTCCATTGGAGCTTGACAAGTCTCAGACCATTCGGGAGCAGGAGAAGATATCTTTTACCTATGAAGTTGTATTTGTTAAAAGTGACATCAGATGGCCATCAAGATGGGATGCATATCTAAAGATGGAGGGTGCAAAGGTTCATTGGTTCTCTATCATGAATTCCTTGATGGTTATCTTCTTTTTGGCCGGAATCGTCTTTGTTATTTTCTTGAGAACAGTCCGGAGGGACTTAACAAAGTATGAGGAGCTGGACAAAGAAGCCCAAGCTCAGATGAACGAGGAGCTTTCTGGCTGGAAACTTGTCGTGGGTGATGTATTCAGAGAGCCAACATGCTCAAAGCTTTTCTGTGTCATGATTGGAGATGGTATACAAATTACAGGTATGGCAGTTGTAACAATCATCTTTGCTGCACTTGGGTTCATGTCTCCTGCTTCACGCGGCATGCTTTTGACGGGGATGATAATTCTCTATCTTTTCCTTGGGATTGTTGCTGGATATGTTGGCGTTCGATTGTGGAGGACCTTCAAAGGAGGATCAGAGGGCTGGCGATCACTCTGCTGGTCAATTGCTTGTTTCTTTCCGGGGATCGTCTTTGTCATTTTAACTGTATTAAATTTTATCCTATGGGGAAGCAAGAGTACTGGAGCTATCCCTATCTCGTTGTATTTCACTCTACTCTCGTTGTGGTTCTGCATCTCAGTGCCACTGACTCTAGCTGGTGGTTTTATCGGTGCCCAAGCTGAGGAAATACAATTTCCTGTTAGAACCAACCAAATCCCTAGAGAAATTCCTGCTCGGAAATACCCTTCGTGGCTTCTCATCCTCGGTGCTGGGACTCTGCCCTTCGGAATCCTCTTCATTGAGCTCTTTTTTATCCTATCGAGCATTTGGCTGGGGAGGTTCTACTATGTGTTCGGTTTCCTCCTTGTGGTTCTCATGCTGCTAGTGATAGTCTGTGCTGAAGTCTCCGTGGTCCTGACTTACATGCACCTCTGTGTGGAGGACTGGAGGTGGTGGTGGAAGGCTTTCTTTGCTTCTGGATCTGTAGCCCTGTATGTTTTTCTCTACTCCATCAATTACTTGGTATTCGACCTTAGGAGCTTGAGTGGCCCTGTTTCAGCTACCCTTTATCTTGGTTATTCGCTGATCATGTCAATTGCAATCATGCTGTCTACTGGCGCCATTGGCTTTCTGGTGTCATTCTATTTTGTTCATTACCTATTCTCTTCCGTCAAGATCGATTAG